A part of Bosea sp. (in: a-proteobacteria) genomic DNA contains:
- the mmcB gene encoding DNA repair putative endonuclease MmcB gives MMTPAAALSRPETTLAVRRGATRHLRQAGFVVAAEVTFPGGRRADLVALRPNHEIWIVEVKSCLADFRADAKWTGYADYCDALAFAVAADFPHEMIPASIGLIVADGFGGALIRAPERQPLAPARRKAVTLAFAQLVAGRLMTLDDPGFDPGRCF, from the coding sequence ATGATGACGCCGGCCGCCGCCCTGTCGCGCCCTGAAACCACTCTGGCCGTCCGCCGGGGCGCGACGCGGCACCTTCGGCAGGCAGGCTTCGTCGTCGCCGCCGAGGTGACGTTTCCCGGCGGCCGGCGCGCCGATCTGGTCGCCTTGCGCCCCAATCATGAGATCTGGATCGTCGAGGTCAAATCCTGCCTCGCCGACTTCCGGGCGGACGCGAAATGGACCGGCTATGCCGATTATTGCGATGCGCTGGCCTTCGCGGTGGCGGCGGATTTCCCCCATGAGATGATCCCGGCCTCGATCGGCCTGATCGTGGCCGATGGCTTCGGCGGGGCCCTCATCCGCGCCCCGGAGCGCCAACCTCTGGCCCCGGCGCGGCGCAAAGCGGTGACGCTCGCCTTTGCGCAGCTCGTCGCCGGGCGGCTGATGACTCTGGACGATCCTGGCTTCGATCCCGGTCGCTGCTTCTAG
- a CDS encoding ActR/PrrA/RegA family redox response regulator transcription factor produces the protein MTTTTPEMSLLLVDDDRPFVTRLARAMEARGYSVRTAESVADGLAQVEASPPAFAVIDMRLRDGNGLDVIARLKERRPEARGVILTGYGNIASAVSAVKMGAVDYLAKPADADEIHAALGAAPDAKPDLPENPMSADRVRWEHIQRVYELCDRNVSETARRLQMHRRTLQRILAKRAPR, from the coding sequence ATGACCACGACCACACCCGAAATGAGCCTGCTGCTCGTCGATGACGACAGGCCCTTCGTGACGCGACTGGCGCGCGCCATGGAAGCGCGCGGCTACTCGGTCCGCACGGCGGAAAGCGTGGCCGACGGGCTGGCGCAGGTCGAGGCGAGCCCGCCAGCCTTCGCCGTGATCGACATGCGCCTGCGCGACGGCAACGGCCTTGACGTCATAGCCCGGCTGAAGGAGCGCAGGCCCGAGGCGCGCGGCGTCATCCTGACCGGGTATGGCAACATCGCCTCGGCGGTGAGCGCGGTGAAGATGGGCGCGGTCGACTATCTCGCCAAGCCCGCCGACGCCGACGAGATTCATGCCGCACTCGGCGCCGCGCCCGACGCCAAGCCGGACCTGCCGGAAAACCCGATGTCGGCCGACCGCGTGCGCTGGGAGCATATCCAGCGCGTCTACGAGCTGTGCGACCGCAACGTCTCCGAGACCGCGCGGCGGCTGCAGATGCACCGGCGCACCCTGCAGCGCATCCTCGCCAAGCGCGCGCCGCGCTGA
- a CDS encoding ActS/PrrB/RegB family redox-sensitive histidine kinase, with protein MADQIQIALARASRRLRLDTLVKLRWFAVAGQGLAIAFVHLGLGFPVPVAACVALIAVSIWLNILLRLRYPMSHRLGDGAALALLAYDVLQLGALLYLTGGLENPFSLLFLAPVLISATAQPPRHTLALGALVVACASVLAFVHLPLPWDKNRPLALPSLYIGGIWVAILLGVGFTAVYAWRVSAEADDLAEALAAAEMVMAREQHLSQLDGLAAAAAHELGTPLATITLVAKEIANAAPPDSALAEDIALLRQEVDRCRTILSTLTSLDEDSGPLSTFVLSQLLEEIAGPQRPFGVPIIVRVEGEGEEPVMRRNPSVLYGVGNLVDNAVDFASSGVTLSGRWSASRVEIEVSDDGPGFAPEILLRAGEPYITSRGRSRGRGASMGDDRTARQGLGLGLFIAKTLLERAGAQVAFANHPRERGGARITVTWPRKAFEVRTGLVGDAGLEHWNPMPKLFKREPI; from the coding sequence ATGGCGGACCAGATCCAGATCGCCCTGGCGCGCGCCTCGCGGCGCCTGAGGCTCGATACGCTCGTCAAGCTGCGCTGGTTCGCGGTGGCCGGGCAGGGCCTCGCCATCGCCTTCGTGCATCTGGGCCTCGGCTTCCCCGTGCCGGTGGCGGCCTGCGTGGCGCTCATCGCGGTCTCGATCTGGCTCAACATCCTGCTCAGGCTGCGCTATCCCATGAGCCACCGGCTCGGCGACGGGGCAGCGCTGGCTCTGCTCGCCTATGACGTGCTCCAGCTCGGCGCGCTGCTCTACCTCACCGGGGGGCTGGAGAACCCCTTCTCCCTGCTCTTCCTGGCGCCGGTGCTGATCTCGGCCACCGCGCAGCCGCCCAGGCACACGCTGGCGCTGGGCGCGCTGGTGGTGGCTTGCGCCAGCGTGCTGGCTTTCGTGCATCTGCCGCTGCCCTGGGACAAGAACCGGCCGCTGGCGCTGCCCTCGCTCTATATCGGCGGCATCTGGGTGGCCATCCTGCTCGGCGTCGGCTTCACGGCGGTCTATGCCTGGCGCGTCTCGGCGGAGGCAGATGATCTTGCCGAGGCTCTCGCGGCAGCCGAGATGGTGATGGCGCGCGAGCAGCACCTGTCCCAGCTCGACGGACTGGCCGCCGCGGCCGCGCATGAGCTGGGGACGCCGCTGGCCACCATCACGCTCGTGGCCAAGGAGATAGCCAATGCCGCGCCGCCAGACTCGGCGCTGGCCGAGGACATCGCCCTGCTGCGCCAGGAGGTGGACCGCTGCCGCACCATCCTGTCGACGCTGACCTCGCTGGACGAGGATAGCGGGCCGCTTTCGACCTTCGTGCTCAGCCAGTTGCTCGAGGAGATCGCCGGGCCGCAGCGGCCCTTCGGCGTGCCGATCATCGTCAGGGTCGAGGGAGAGGGCGAGGAGCCGGTGATGCGGCGCAACCCCTCGGTGCTCTACGGCGTGGGCAACCTCGTGGACAATGCTGTCGACTTCGCATCCAGCGGCGTGACCCTGTCGGGCAGGTGGAGCGCAAGCCGCGTCGAGATCGAGGTCAGCGATGACGGTCCAGGCTTTGCGCCCGAGATCCTGCTGCGGGCCGGCGAACCCTACATCACCTCGCGCGGGCGCAGCCGCGGCCGTGGCGCCAGCATGGGCGACGACCGCACGGCGCGGCAGGGCCTCGGGCTTGGCCTGTTCATCGCCAAGACGCTGCTGGAGCGCGCAGGCGCGCAGGTCGCCTTCGCCAACCATCCGCGCGAGCGGGGGGGTGCGCGCATCACGGTCACGTGGCCACGCAAGGCTTTCGAGGTCCGCACCGGCCTAGTCGGTGACGCAGGCCTTGAACATTGGAACCCGATGCCCAAACTCTTCAAAAGAGAGCCGATCTGA
- a CDS encoding polyhydroxyalkanoate depolymerase: MTASYNMYEAAHMMMGPARAVSDATRLLFKNPANPLTYTPFGRAMAASAELFERTTRRYGKPAFDLPTTLVGGQRVAVMERVVWERPFCRLLHFERALSPGQITGPKVLIVAPMSGHYATLLRGTVEAFLPGHEVYITDWIDARMVPLTTAGFDLDDYIDYLIAMFQMLGPDTHVMAVCQPAVPVIAAVARMEAENDPSAPRSMTLMGGPIDTRRAPTAVNNVAQERGIDWFRRNCVVRVPLVYPGALREVYPGFMQLSGFMAMNLDRHISAHQEMYQHLVKGDGDSAEKHREFYDEYMAVMDLTAEFYLQTVDKVFCKHQLPKGEMMHRDKPVDLKAIRRVALMTVEGENDDISGVGQTEAAQDLCVNIPQSRRAHHLQLGVGHYGVFNGSRFRSEIAPRIADFMLSLDMDAAKARSETNAQAARMAIKAVRSS; encoded by the coding sequence ATGACAGCGTCCTATAACATGTATGAGGCGGCGCACATGATGATGGGCCCCGCCAGGGCCGTGTCGGATGCGACGCGGCTGCTGTTCAAGAATCCGGCTAATCCGCTGACCTATACGCCCTTCGGCCGCGCCATGGCGGCATCGGCCGAGCTGTTCGAGCGCACCACGCGCCGCTATGGCAAGCCGGCCTTCGACCTTCCGACCACGCTCGTCGGCGGCCAGCGCGTCGCGGTGATGGAGCGGGTGGTGTGGGAACGGCCCTTCTGCCGGCTGCTGCACTTCGAGCGCGCGCTCAGCCCAGGCCAGATCACGGGGCCCAAGGTGCTGATCGTGGCGCCGATGTCAGGCCACTACGCCACGCTGCTGCGCGGCACGGTCGAGGCCTTCCTGCCGGGCCACGAGGTCTACATCACCGACTGGATCGACGCGCGCATGGTGCCGCTGACGACGGCCGGCTTCGACCTCGACGATTACATCGACTACCTGATCGCCATGTTCCAGATGCTGGGGCCGGACACACATGTGATGGCCGTGTGCCAGCCAGCCGTGCCGGTGATCGCCGCCGTGGCCCGCATGGAAGCCGAGAACGACCCTTCCGCGCCGCGTTCAATGACGTTGATGGGCGGGCCGATCGACACGCGCCGCGCGCCGACCGCGGTGAACAACGTCGCCCAGGAGCGCGGGATCGACTGGTTCCGCCGCAACTGCGTGGTGCGCGTGCCGCTAGTCTATCCCGGCGCGCTGCGCGAGGTCTATCCTGGCTTCATGCAGCTTTCGGGCTTCATGGCCATGAACCTCGACCGGCACATCTCCGCCCATCAGGAGATGTACCAGCATCTCGTCAAGGGCGATGGCGACAGCGCCGAGAAGCATCGCGAGTTCTATGACGAGTACATGGCCGTCATGGACCTGACGGCTGAGTTCTATCTGCAGACAGTCGACAAGGTGTTCTGCAAGCATCAGCTGCCCAAGGGCGAGATGATGCACCGCGACAAGCCCGTCGACCTCAAGGCCATTCGCCGGGTGGCGCTGATGACTGTCGAAGGCGAGAATGACGACATCTCCGGCGTCGGCCAGACCGAGGCCGCTCAGGACCTGTGCGTGAACATCCCGCAGTCACGCCGCGCCCATCACCTTCAGCTCGGCGTCGGCCATTACGGCGTGTTCAACGGCTCGCGCTTCCGGTCGGAGATCGCCCCGCGCATCGCCGACTTCATGCTGTCGCTGGACATGGACGCCGCCAAGGCGCGCAGCGAGACCAACGCCCAGGCAGCCCGCATGGCGATCAAGGCCGTGCGCAGCTCCTGA
- a CDS encoding leucyl aminopeptidase family protein has translation MTRFASCPGSPAVLDLLIAEAPAPAPIHMVSTQDWDSRKQRLPRAMQAYAEATGFSGQAGRHLVLPDSRGRVAGVLLGIEPTQARHRDPFGPGRLSGVLPAGDYVLKGPLPDPQGAALSWLLSAYRFERYKNASLPKARLVAPRGADIGEARRVAQAVCASRDLINTPANDMGPDEIEAAVRALAAEFGAAVEVTVGEALLQANLPMIHAVGRASPRAPRLIDLRWGAEGAPRVTLVGKGVAFDTGGLNIKPESAMLLMKKDMGGAAAAIAAARLVMAAGLPVRLRLLVAAVENAIDGSAFRPGDVLQSRKGLSVEIGNTDAEGRLILADALALADEEEPVLIADFATLTGAARVALGPDLPPFYTHDDRLAADLARLSARVHDPLWRMPLWTPYESMLDSRIASLNHISSGPFAGSVTAALFLARFVSRARAHVHFDIYAWNPAARPGRPDGGEVQAARAVYALLRERHAPPT, from the coding sequence ATGACTCGCTTCGCGTCATGTCCAGGAAGCCCCGCCGTGCTTGATCTTCTCATCGCCGAGGCGCCAGCGCCTGCCCCGATCCATATGGTCTCCACGCAGGATTGGGACAGCCGCAAGCAGCGCCTGCCGCGCGCGATGCAGGCCTATGCCGAGGCGACGGGCTTCTCGGGCCAGGCAGGGCGCCATCTGGTGCTGCCCGATTCGCGCGGCCGGGTTGCGGGCGTCCTCTTGGGGATCGAGCCCACGCAGGCGCGCCATCGCGATCCGTTCGGGCCGGGGCGTCTCTCCGGCGTGCTTCCGGCCGGAGACTACGTGCTCAAGGGCCCGTTGCCGGATCCGCAAGGGGCGGCGCTCTCGTGGCTTTTGTCGGCCTATCGCTTCGAGCGCTACAAGAATGCCAGCTTGCCGAAGGCGCGGCTGGTGGCCCCGCGCGGGGCGGATATCGGCGAGGCCCGGCGCGTCGCGCAGGCCGTCTGCGCCTCGCGGGACCTCATCAACACGCCTGCCAACGACATGGGCCCCGACGAGATCGAAGCGGCGGTGCGCGCGCTGGCGGCGGAGTTCGGTGCTGCGGTCGAGGTCACGGTCGGCGAGGCTCTTCTGCAGGCCAACCTGCCGATGATCCATGCGGTGGGCCGCGCCTCGCCGCGCGCGCCGCGGCTCATCGACCTGCGCTGGGGCGCGGAGGGCGCGCCGCGCGTTACGCTGGTCGGCAAGGGCGTCGCCTTCGACACGGGCGGGCTCAACATCAAGCCCGAAAGCGCCATGCTGCTGATGAAGAAGGACATGGGCGGCGCGGCCGCCGCCATCGCGGCCGCGCGCCTGGTCATGGCGGCGGGCCTGCCCGTGCGGCTGCGCCTGCTCGTCGCGGCGGTCGAAAACGCCATCGACGGCAGCGCATTCCGCCCGGGCGACGTGCTGCAAAGCCGCAAGGGGCTGAGCGTCGAGATCGGCAACACCGATGCGGAGGGCCGGCTGATCCTTGCCGATGCGCTCGCCCTCGCCGATGAGGAGGAGCCTGTCCTGATCGCCGATTTCGCCACGCTCACCGGCGCCGCCCGGGTCGCGCTCGGGCCGGACCTGCCGCCCTTCTACACCCATGACGACCGGCTGGCCGCCGATCTCGCGCGCCTGTCGGCCAGGGTTCATGATCCGCTCTGGCGGATGCCGCTCTGGACACCTTACGAATCCATGCTGGATTCGCGGATCGCCAGCCTCAACCACATTTCGAGCGGTCCCTTCGCCGGCTCGGTCACGGCCGCGCTGTTCCTCGCGCGCTTCGTGTCGCGGGCCCGTGCCCATGTGCATTTCGACATCTATGCCTGGAATCCCGCCGCCAGGCCCGGGCGCCCCGATGGCGGCGAGGTGCAGGCGGCGCGCGCGGTCTATGCGCTGCTGCGCGAGCGCCACGCCCCGCCCACCTGA
- a CDS encoding MarR family transcriptional regulator, with protein MAQEIRPGQALYMWRDVNLDLVRAGAPDLSSRQYAILMVIYLDLPPHTVRGLAERLKVTKPVITRALDTMGKLGLVTRERDPLDRRNVIIKRTVAGAQAVDDLAERIVLHLKELRA; from the coding sequence ATGGCTCAGGAGATCAGGCCCGGTCAGGCCCTCTACATGTGGCGGGATGTCAATCTCGACCTGGTCAGGGCCGGCGCGCCGGACCTGTCCTCGCGACAGTATGCGATTCTGATGGTGATCTATCTCGACCTGCCGCCCCACACGGTGCGCGGCCTCGCCGAGCGTCTCAAGGTCACCAAGCCGGTCATCACCCGCGCGCTCGACACCATGGGCAAGCTCGGCCTCGTGACCCGCGAGCGCGATCCGCTCGACCGCCGAAACGTCATCATCAAGCGCACCGTCGCCGGGGCCCAGGCGGTGGACGACCTGGCCGAGCGCATCGTGCTCCACCTCAAGGAACTGCGCGCATGA
- a CDS encoding C40 family peptidase, with translation MTALDRRLHAWRPDLADASLLGRVEAARFVAGEPMQVITHAAPLRREPRKDAGLDTEALCGEIVTVFEVEEGWAWGQLASDGYVGYLPAERLGAVSPPATHRVSAVRTFAYPGPSMKLPRAMTLSLGSRVHVLDRQGDFAVVAGVAGLARSFIWAQHLSALDAHAHDPMAVAEQLLHAPYLWGGKSSMGLDCSGLVQLSLDAAGISVPRDSDLQERSAGLRIGPDAVQDGALPPLRRGDLVFWKGHVGLMQDETRLLHANGHHMLVASEPLAVAVERILARGGGPITSLRRIG, from the coding sequence ATGACAGCGCTCGACCGACGCCTCCATGCCTGGCGTCCCGATCTCGCCGATGCCTCCCTGCTGGGCCGCGTCGAGGCCGCGCGCTTCGTGGCGGGCGAGCCCATGCAGGTCATCACCCATGCCGCGCCGCTGCGCCGGGAGCCGCGCAAGGATGCCGGCCTCGACACCGAGGCCCTGTGCGGCGAGATCGTCACCGTCTTCGAGGTCGAGGAGGGCTGGGCCTGGGGGCAGCTCGCCTCGGATGGCTATGTCGGCTACCTGCCGGCGGAGCGGCTTGGAGCCGTGTCGCCGCCGGCGACGCACCGGGTCAGCGCGGTGCGCACCTTCGCCTATCCCGGCCCTTCCATGAAGCTGCCCCGCGCCATGACGCTCTCCCTCGGCTCGCGGGTGCATGTGCTCGACCGTCAGGGCGATTTCGCGGTTGTGGCCGGCGTAGCAGGGCTGGCGCGCTCCTTCATCTGGGCGCAGCATCTGAGTGCGCTCGACGCCCACGCGCATGATCCCATGGCGGTGGCCGAGCAGTTGCTGCACGCGCCCTATCTGTGGGGCGGCAAATCCAGCATGGGCCTCGATTGCTCGGGCCTCGTGCAGCTCAGCCTCGACGCAGCCGGGATATCCGTTCCGCGCGACAGCGATCTTCAGGAAAGGTCAGCGGGCCTGCGCATCGGGCCGGATGCCGTGCAGGACGGCGCCCTGCCGCCGCTCAGGCGCGGTGATCTGGTGTTCTGGAAGGGCCATGTCGGCCTCATGCAGGATGAGACGCGCCTGCTGCACGCCAATGGCCACCACATGCTGGTGGCGAGCGAGCCCCTGGCCGTTGCGGTGGAGCGCATTCTCGCCAGGGGCGGCGGGCCGATCACCAGCCTGCGCCGCATCGGTTGA
- a CDS encoding M48 family metallopeptidase has product MRLSLFAPPPDPAHIEIAHGERRFTVAVRRRTSARRFTLRVSNASGEVVLTLPERADLKAARVFAEAHGGWIATRLAKRPEVVPLIAGASVPFRGVSHRIVHWSTIRSVTRAAADRDGAPIIAVSGEAAHVARRVTDFFKREALKDLGAAVDRHTATLGIPARKIAVRDTASRWGSCSSRGHLSFSWRLVMAPPMVLDYLAAHEVAHLKEMNHSHRFWALTHRLCPRTEEAEAWLKKNGASLHRYG; this is encoded by the coding sequence ATGCGTCTGTCCCTGTTCGCCCCACCGCCTGACCCGGCGCACATCGAGATCGCCCACGGCGAGCGCCGCTTCACCGTCGCGGTCCGGCGCCGCACAAGCGCGCGCCGCTTCACGCTCAGGGTGTCCAACGCCAGCGGCGAGGTGGTGCTGACGCTGCCCGAGCGCGCCGACCTCAAGGCCGCGCGGGTTTTCGCGGAAGCCCATGGCGGCTGGATCGCAACGCGGCTGGCGAAGCGGCCCGAGGTGGTGCCGCTGATCGCGGGGGCGAGCGTGCCCTTTCGCGGCGTCTCCCACCGCATCGTGCACTGGTCCACCATCCGGAGCGTGACGCGCGCCGCCGCCGACCGCGACGGGGCGCCGATCATCGCCGTGTCAGGCGAGGCCGCGCATGTCGCGCGGCGTGTGACGGACTTCTTCAAGCGCGAGGCTCTGAAGGATCTCGGCGCCGCCGTGGACCGGCACACTGCGACGCTTGGCATCCCCGCGCGCAAGATCGCGGTGCGGGACACGGCCAGCCGCTGGGGCTCATGCTCGTCCAGGGGCCATCTGAGCTTCTCTTGGCGGCTGGTGATGGCGCCGCCCATGGTGCTCGATTATCTCGCCGCCCATGAGGTGGCGCATCTGAAGGAAATGAACCACTCGCACCGGTTCTGGGCGCTGACCCACAGGCTTTGCCCCCGCACCGAGGAGGCCGAGGCCTGGCTGAAGAAGAATGGGGCGAGCCTGCATCGCTATGGCTGA
- a CDS encoding type II secretion system F family protein, producing MIELVIQKFIDPRFIAAIMFSIAAAVTVLTISLPYLSEDGLKRRMKSAATEREAIRQRERSRLNQSSSRRSAPKAYMAQVVERFQLAKHLGVEGARAKLEQAGYRGKGAEVALLFYRLAGPVLGVLMGLIYFVYLDVLGQSLMANLIATGICGFLGLKLPELLLNNQIKKRQLLIKRSFPDALDLLLICVESGMSIEHAFRRVGAEIGTQSIALAEELVLTTAELSYLQERRLAFENLAARTGLESVKSVTTALVQAERYGTPVGTALRVLAQESRDMRMADAEKKAMSLPPKLTVPMIIFFLPVLMVIIMMPAAIGAMGWK from the coding sequence ATGATTGAACTTGTCATCCAGAAATTCATCGACCCGCGCTTCATCGCCGCGATCATGTTCTCGATTGCAGCGGCTGTGACGGTTCTGACCATCTCGCTGCCCTATCTGAGCGAGGACGGCCTCAAGCGGCGCATGAAGTCCGCCGCCACCGAGCGCGAGGCGATCCGCCAGCGCGAGCGCTCGCGCCTCAATCAGAGCTCGAGCCGGCGTTCCGCGCCGAAGGCTTACATGGCTCAAGTGGTGGAGCGCTTCCAGCTCGCCAAGCACCTGGGCGTCGAAGGCGCCCGCGCCAAGCTGGAGCAGGCGGGCTATCGCGGCAAGGGCGCGGAAGTGGCGCTGCTGTTCTACCGCCTTGCCGGGCCCGTGCTCGGCGTGCTCATGGGGCTGATCTACTTCGTCTACCTCGACGTGCTGGGCCAGAGCCTGATGGCCAACCTCATCGCGACGGGGATCTGCGGCTTTCTGGGCCTCAAGCTGCCCGAGTTGCTGCTGAATAACCAGATCAAGAAGCGCCAGCTCTTGATCAAGCGCTCCTTCCCCGATGCGCTCGACCTGCTTCTGATCTGCGTGGAATCGGGCATGTCGATCGAACACGCCTTCCGCCGCGTGGGCGCGGAGATCGGCACACAGTCCATCGCGCTCGCCGAGGAACTGGTGTTGACCACGGCGGAGCTCTCCTACCTCCAGGAGCGGCGCTTGGCCTTCGAGAACCTTGCGGCCCGCACAGGGCTGGAGTCGGTTAAGTCCGTCACCACGGCGCTGGTGCAGGCAGAGCGCTACGGCACGCCGGTGGGCACGGCGCTGCGGGTTCTGGCACAGGAAAGCCGCGACATGCGCATGGCGGACGCCGAGAAGAAGGCCATGTCGCTGCCGCCCAAGCTGACCGTCCCGATGATCATTTTCTTCCTGCCCGTGCTGATGGTGATCATCATGATGCCGGCCGCGATCGGCGCCATGGGCTGGAAGTGA
- a CDS encoding type II secretion system F family protein, whose amino-acid sequence MLATYAPFLLIAAAAAGIAYALIYPILSGQARSESRRKALNLTAQARRPARGESPQRNKRDQVAQSLKEVEQREKAKGKRTLEEKFLQAGLKIDRKTFFLFSAISAAGFAALAFMMVGHAWSMIPGAVVGGLGFPNWFISYRMKKRTKAFLREFPNALDVITRGLKSGLPLNDCVRMIASEAAEPVRSEFRTMIDAQGVGLSLGEAIEDLYKRIPVPETNYFGIIISIQQKSGGNLAESLSNMAKVVRERRKLQGKVQALSAEAKASAGIIAALPVSVGVMVAVTSPGYMDLLWTTQAGKFTLVGCATWMLMGVLIIRKMINFEV is encoded by the coding sequence ATGCTTGCCACCTATGCCCCCTTCCTGCTGATCGCGGCCGCAGCCGCAGGCATCGCCTATGCGCTGATTTACCCTATCCTCTCCGGCCAGGCCCGCAGCGAGAGCCGGCGCAAGGCGCTGAACCTCACCGCGCAGGCCCGGCGGCCAGCGCGCGGCGAAAGCCCGCAGCGCAACAAGCGCGATCAGGTGGCGCAAAGCCTCAAGGAGGTGGAGCAGCGCGAGAAGGCGAAGGGCAAGCGGACGCTCGAGGAGAAATTCCTGCAGGCCGGGCTCAAGATCGACCGCAAGACGTTCTTCCTGTTCAGCGCCATCAGCGCGGCCGGCTTCGCGGCCCTGGCGTTCATGATGGTGGGCCATGCCTGGAGCATGATCCCGGGCGCCGTCGTCGGCGGCCTCGGCTTTCCCAACTGGTTTATCAGCTACCGCATGAAAAAACGCACCAAGGCCTTCCTGCGCGAATTTCCCAACGCGCTGGACGTCATCACGCGCGGCCTCAAATCGGGCCTTCCGCTGAACGACTGCGTGCGCATGATCGCTTCCGAGGCGGCCGAGCCGGTGCGCTCCGAGTTCCGCACCATGATCGACGCGCAGGGGGTGGGCCTGTCGCTGGGAGAGGCGATCGAGGACCTCTACAAGCGCATCCCCGTGCCCGAGACGAACTATTTCGGCATCATCATCTCCATCCAGCAGAAGAGCGGCGGCAACCTGGCCGAGTCGCTCAGCAACATGGCCAAGGTCGTGCGCGAGCGGCGCAAGCTGCAAGGCAAGGTCCAGGCGCTGAGCGCTGAAGCCAAGGCGTCGGCCGGCATCATCGCAGCCTTGCCGGTATCGGTGGGGGTGATGGTCGCCGTCACCTCGCCCGGATACATGGACTTGCTCTGGACCACGCAGGCCGGGAAGTTCACCCTCGTCGGCTGCGCCACCTGGATGCTGATGGGCGTGCTCATCATTCGCAAGATGATCAACTTCGAGGTCTGA
- a CDS encoding CpaF family protein, with the protein MFGKRSTTAPAGTPAPMQPAPAATRGLSPTPARAPDPVRQPEPARATHVMQEMVRSEAYYQTKSMIFGALIEAIDLAQLAKLDAESAREEIRDIINEIISLKNVVLSIAEQEDLLADICNDILGYGPLEPLLARDDIADIMVNGPNRTYIEVSGKIQQTAIRFRDAQQLMNICQRIVSQVGRRVDESSPICDARLPDGSRVNVIAPPLAIDGAALTIRKFKKDKLTLDQLVRFGAMTPEGAAILKIIGRVRCNIVISGGTGSGKTTLLNCLTNYIDADERVITCEDTAELQLQQPHVVRLETRPPNLEGQGAITMRDLVKNCLRMRPERIIIGEIRGPEAFDLLQAMNTGHDGSMGTLHANSPREALSRIESMITMGGFSLPTRTIREMIVSSVDVIVQATRLRDGSRRITHITEVLGMEGDVIITQDVVVYDISGEDANGKIIGAHRSTGIARPKFWERARYYNEEKNLAAALDAMEVRPENL; encoded by the coding sequence ATGTTCGGCAAGCGTTCCACCACAGCTCCCGCAGGCACCCCGGCGCCCATGCAGCCCGCGCCGGCGGCGACACGCGGCCTGTCGCCGACCCCGGCGCGCGCCCCCGACCCCGTGCGGCAGCCCGAACCGGCCCGCGCCACCCATGTCATGCAGGAGATGGTGCGGTCGGAGGCGTACTATCAGACCAAGAGCATGATCTTCGGCGCGCTGATCGAGGCGATCGACCTCGCCCAGCTCGCCAAGCTCGATGCCGAGTCCGCTCGCGAGGAAATCCGCGACATCATCAACGAGATCATCTCGCTGAAGAATGTCGTGCTCTCCATCGCCGAGCAGGAGGATCTGCTCGCCGACATCTGCAACGACATTCTCGGCTATGGCCCGCTCGAGCCGCTGCTGGCCCGCGACGACATCGCCGACATCATGGTCAACGGCCCGAACAGGACCTACATCGAAGTCAGCGGCAAGATCCAGCAGACCGCCATCCGGTTCCGCGATGCCCAGCAGCTGATGAACATCTGCCAGCGCATCGTCAGCCAGGTCGGCCGCCGCGTCGACGAATCCTCGCCGATCTGCGACGCGCGCCTGCCCGACGGCTCCCGCGTCAACGTCATCGCCCCGCCGCTGGCCATCGACGGCGCCGCGCTCACCATCCGCAAGTTCAAGAAGGACAAGCTGACGCTCGACCAGCTGGTCCGCTTCGGCGCGATGACGCCGGAAGGCGCGGCGATCCTCAAGATCATCGGCCGGGTGCGCTGCAACATCGTCATCTCGGGCGGCACGGGCTCGGGCAAGACCACCTTGCTCAACTGCCTGACCAACTACATCGACGCGGACGAGCGGGTGATCACCTGCGAGGACACGGCGGAACTGCAGCTGCAGCAGCCGCATGTGGTGCGGCTCGAAACCCGCCCGCCCAACCTCGAGGGCCAGGGCGCGATCACCATGCGCGACCTCGTCAAGAACTGCCTGCGCATGCGGCCCGAACGCATCATCATCGGCGAAATCCGCGGTCCCGAGGCTTTCGACCTGCTGCAGGCGATGAACACGGGCCATGACGGCTCCATGGGCACGCTGCACGCAAACTCCCCGCGCGAGGCGCTGTCGCGCATCGAATCCATGATCACCATGGGCGGCTTCTCGCTGCCCACGCGCACCATCCGCGAGATGATCGTCTCCTCGGTGGATGTGATCGTGCAGGCCACCCGCCTGCGCGACGGCTCGCGCCGCATCACCCACATCACCGAGGTGCTGGGCATGGAAGGCGATGTGATCATCACGCAGGACGTGGTCGTCTATGACATCAGCGGCGAGGACGCGAACGGCAAGATAATCGGCGCCCACCGCTCCACCGGGATCGCGCGGCCCAAGTTCTGGGAGCGCGCACGCTACTACAACGAAGAGAAGAACCTCGCCGCCGCGCTGGACGCGATGGAGGTGAGGCCCGAGAACCTCTAG